A genomic region of Exiguobacterium oxidotolerans JCM 12280 contains the following coding sequences:
- a CDS encoding XTP/dITP diphosphatase, translating into MKIIVATRNVGKVKELETMLGKLGYDVSSLLDYEAAPETDETGVTFEENAELKAKEAAAYFGHAVLADDSGLEVDALDGAPGVYSARFAGLEKSDAANNALLLEKLGNRSIEERTARFVCALSLAKPSGETLTVRGTMEGLIGFEAKGEHGFGYDPLFIVPSRNQTAAELTKEEKAAISHRGNALKKLELALTTFLGE; encoded by the coding sequence ATGAAAATCATCGTCGCGACCCGCAATGTCGGGAAAGTGAAAGAATTAGAAACGATGCTCGGGAAACTAGGTTATGACGTATCTTCTCTACTGGATTACGAAGCTGCACCTGAGACGGATGAAACGGGTGTAACTTTTGAAGAAAATGCTGAACTGAAAGCGAAAGAAGCAGCTGCTTACTTCGGTCACGCGGTTCTTGCGGACGATTCTGGACTCGAAGTCGACGCACTCGACGGGGCGCCTGGTGTCTACTCAGCGCGTTTTGCTGGTCTAGAAAAATCAGATGCAGCGAATAATGCATTGTTGCTCGAGAAATTAGGCAATCGATCAATCGAAGAGCGGACAGCGCGCTTCGTCTGTGCATTGTCACTTGCGAAACCTTCTGGGGAGACGTTGACGGTCCGCGGTACGATGGAAGGTCTCATCGGATTCGAAGCGAAAGGTGAGCATGGTTTCGGTTATGATCCTTTGTTCATCGTCCCATCTCGAAATCAAACAGCAGCTGAGTTGACGAAAGAGGAAAAAGCAGCAATCAGTCATCGTGGAAATGCGCTGAAAAAACTTGAATTAGCACTGACTACTTTTTTAGGAGAGTGA
- the rph gene encoding ribonuclease PH, protein MRIDQRESATMRTIAFETNVNKHAEGSILVSVGDTRVLCTATVEEKIPPFLRGKRQGWINAEYAMLPRATAQRTARESVRGKQTGRTMEIQRLISRALRAVVDLEKLGERTVWIDCDVIQADGGTRTAAITGGFLALVLAVDGLIQSGKLTDTPIKEGIAAVSIGKVGQELLLDLCYEEDAAADVDLNLVMTSSGKIVEMQATGEEATFSKREMLDMLELGEKGIEELLRAGQDALGASWWYVGEEVGEHR, encoded by the coding sequence ATGAGAATCGATCAAAGAGAATCCGCGACGATGCGAACGATTGCGTTTGAAACGAACGTGAATAAGCATGCGGAAGGTTCAATCCTCGTCTCAGTCGGGGACACGCGTGTTTTGTGTACAGCGACGGTCGAGGAAAAAATACCGCCTTTTTTACGAGGGAAACGACAAGGCTGGATTAATGCAGAGTACGCGATGTTACCGCGTGCGACAGCGCAACGGACAGCGCGCGAGTCGGTCCGTGGTAAACAGACGGGTCGGACGATGGAAATCCAGCGTTTGATCAGCCGGGCGTTACGTGCTGTCGTCGACTTAGAAAAACTAGGTGAACGAACGGTCTGGATTGATTGTGATGTCATTCAGGCGGATGGCGGAACGAGAACGGCGGCGATCACAGGAGGATTTCTTGCCCTCGTCCTCGCAGTAGACGGTCTGATTCAAAGCGGGAAACTGACGGATACACCAATCAAAGAAGGAATCGCAGCCGTCTCGATCGGGAAAGTAGGTCAGGAGCTGCTCCTCGATCTCTGTTATGAAGAGGATGCTGCAGCTGATGTTGATTTGAACTTAGTCATGACCTCTTCCGGGAAAATCGTCGAGATGCAGGCGACAGGTGAAGAGGCGACATTTTCGAAACGTGAAATGCTCGATATGCTTGAACTTGGGGAAAAGGGTATTGAAGAACTTCTGCGTGCCGGTCAAGACGCATTAGGTGCTTCGTGGTGGTATGTTGGAGAAGAAGTGGGGGAACATCGATGA
- the racE gene encoding glutamate racemase, translated as MNKPIGVLDSGVGGLTVARELMRQLPHEQIIYVGDTLRCPYGPRPEEEIRQFTWEMIDYLVGQDVKLIVIACNTATAVVLKEARQRLTIPVIGVIDPGARAAVKVTRSKRIGVIGTKMTVESNSYEKALRHVEGQVVVESLACPPFVPLVESSQTTGAYVERVVANTLRPLLSYDMDTLILGCTHYPLLADVIGRVIGPDVQLISSGDETALEVAALLDYNGIAAGNDFIPEHVYHATGDTRSFERIATDWLNQPIQAKRLVLGTEGTT; from the coding sequence GTGAACAAACCAATTGGAGTATTAGATTCTGGGGTCGGCGGCTTGACCGTCGCGCGTGAGCTGATGCGTCAGCTCCCTCATGAACAAATCATATATGTCGGGGATACATTACGCTGTCCCTATGGGCCACGACCGGAAGAAGAAATCCGGCAATTTACATGGGAAATGATTGATTATCTTGTCGGACAAGATGTCAAACTGATTGTCATCGCCTGTAATACAGCGACGGCGGTCGTCTTGAAAGAGGCGCGCCAAAGATTGACGATTCCCGTAATCGGTGTCATCGATCCAGGTGCCCGGGCGGCAGTCAAGGTAACGCGATCGAAACGAATCGGTGTCATCGGGACGAAGATGACGGTCGAGAGCAATTCTTATGAAAAGGCATTACGACATGTCGAAGGACAAGTTGTCGTCGAATCACTTGCTTGTCCGCCGTTCGTCCCGCTCGTCGAGTCCTCACAGACGACAGGTGCTTACGTCGAACGGGTCGTCGCCAATACATTACGTCCATTACTTTCATACGATATGGACACGTTGATTTTAGGGTGTACCCATTATCCGCTGCTCGCAGATGTGATTGGACGGGTCATCGGACCAGACGTCCAATTGATTTCTTCCGGGGACGAGACGGCACTCGAAGTCGCTGCTCTCCTCGACTACAATGGAATCGCAGCAGGAAATGATTTCATCCCAGAGCATGTGTATCATGCGACGGGTGACACACGTTCTTTTGAACGAATCGCGACAGATTGGCTGAATCAACCAATCCAAGCAAAACGGTTAGTACTCGGAACGGAGGGAACGACATGA
- a CDS encoding phosphocarrier protein HPr, giving the protein MEKTFKVIADSGIHARPATQLVNTASKFQSDINLEYNGKTVNLKSIMGVLSLGIAKDSDIKIVANGDDASEAITTLSDMLTSEGLAQ; this is encoded by the coding sequence ATGGAAAAAACATTCAAAGTCATCGCAGATTCAGGCATTCATGCTCGTCCTGCAACACAACTTGTCAACACAGCTTCAAAATTCCAATCAGACATCAACTTGGAGTACAACGGAAAGACTGTTAACTTGAAGTCGATCATGGGTGTACTTTCACTCGGTATCGCTAAAGATTCAGACATCAAAATCGTTGCAAACGGTGACGATGCTTCTGAAGCAATCACGACTCTTTCAGATATGCTGACAAGCGAAGGTCTTGCTCAGTAA
- a CDS encoding acyl-CoA thioesterase yields the protein MRVPSYIEDLDGWLNQMKHGTRLDVAVRFAETDAYGHMNNRVPFVYFEDVRTLMLEETGYSLADDGIVVVADAQCNYIRQVYPRTRLAVYAYPVQVGKASCDVHYAAFDDQEQLMFTGRTSMVQIDRAGNAFPWDEAYKNSLQNRFESVII from the coding sequence GTGCGTGTGCCTAGTTATATCGAGGATTTAGATGGATGGTTAAATCAGATGAAACATGGAACGCGACTCGATGTCGCGGTTCGTTTCGCTGAGACGGATGCCTACGGTCATATGAACAACCGGGTCCCGTTTGTTTATTTTGAGGATGTCCGGACGTTGATGCTTGAAGAGACAGGCTACTCGTTAGCAGATGACGGAATCGTCGTCGTCGCGGATGCGCAGTGTAACTACATCCGTCAAGTTTATCCACGGACGCGGCTTGCCGTTTATGCCTATCCTGTCCAGGTCGGAAAAGCCTCGTGTGACGTCCATTACGCGGCGTTCGATGACCAAGAGCAACTAATGTTTACGGGACGAACATCGATGGTACAAATCGATCGTGCTGGGAATGCTTTTCCATGGGATGAAGCCTATAAAAATTCCTTGCAGAATCGGTTCGAATCCGTTATCATTTGA
- the sdhB gene encoding succinate dehydrogenase iron-sulfur subunit — MATPLEQETKQKPVQFIVQRQDGPDGKSYDEAFEVPYRPNMNVISALMEIRRNPVNAAGEKTTPINWDMGCLEEVCGACSMVINGTPRQSCTALVDKLEQPIRLQPMQTFPIVRDLQVDRQRMFDALKKVKAWVPIDGTYDLGPGPRMPENKRQWAYELSKCMTCGVCLEACPNVNDRSNFIGPASISQVRLFNSHPTGAYHKEERLEALMEDGGIMQCGNAQNCVEVCPKGIPLTTSIAAMNRQTTLHSFKKFFGSDEGRTGEAVSN, encoded by the coding sequence ATGGCGACACCACTCGAACAAGAAACAAAACAAAAACCGGTTCAGTTCATCGTGCAACGTCAGGATGGACCAGACGGAAAATCCTATGATGAAGCTTTCGAAGTCCCGTATCGTCCGAACATGAACGTCATTTCAGCATTGATGGAGATTCGCCGGAATCCTGTCAATGCGGCAGGTGAAAAAACGACGCCGATCAACTGGGACATGGGTTGTCTTGAAGAAGTATGTGGTGCGTGTTCGATGGTCATCAACGGCACACCACGTCAATCCTGTACAGCACTCGTCGATAAGCTCGAACAACCGATTCGTTTGCAACCGATGCAGACGTTCCCGATTGTGCGCGACTTACAAGTTGACCGTCAACGGATGTTTGACGCACTCAAAAAAGTCAAAGCATGGGTTCCAATCGATGGTACGTATGACCTTGGTCCAGGACCACGGATGCCAGAGAACAAACGGCAATGGGCGTATGAACTTTCAAAATGTATGACGTGTGGCGTTTGTCTTGAAGCATGTCCGAACGTCAATGACCGTTCGAACTTCATCGGACCAGCGTCGATTTCACAAGTTCGTCTCTTCAACTCACACCCGACAGGTGCCTATCATAAAGAAGAGCGCCTGGAAGCATTGATGGAAGATGGCGGCATCATGCAATGCGGTAATGCACAAAACTGTGTTGAGGTCTGCCCGAAAGGGATTCCGCTGACGACATCGATTGCGGCAATGAACCGTCAGACGACATTACACTCGTTCAAAAAATTCTTCGGTAGCGATGAAGGTCGTACGGGAGAAGCGGTTAGTAACTAA
- the sdhA gene encoding succinate dehydrogenase flavoprotein subunit codes for MANKNLVIIGGGLAGLMATIKAAEQGVPVKLFSLVPVKRSHSVCAQGGINGAVNTKGEGDSPYQHLDDTVYGGDFLANQPPVQKMTEAAPKIIHMFDRMGVMFNRTPEGLLDFRRFGGTLHHRTAYAGATTGQQLLYALDEQVRKFEAQGLVEKYEGWEFLRAVIDEEGICRGAVCQNLRSMEIEAFAADSVILATGGPGVIFGKSTNSVINTGQAAAAVYRQGAIYANGEFIQIHPTAIPGDDKLRLMSESARGEGGRVWTYKDGKPWYFLEEKYPAYGNLVPRDIATREIFDVCVNQKLGVNGENMVYLDLSHKDAKELDVKLGGILEIYEKFVGDDPRKVPMKIFPAVHYSMGGLWVDYDQMTNIPGLFASGECDYSMHGGNRLGANSLLSAVYGGMVAGPAAIAYMNELETSVHDMPEEVVEAHKIAEIDRFNDILAMEGTENAYQIHRELGEVMTDNVTVVRYNDKLEQTLTKIKELRELFTRISATDTARWSNQGASFIRQLDHMLDLAEAITLGALQRDESRGAHYKPDFPERDDERFLKTTMARYTNGHPEIYYEEVDTSLIPPRKRDYSKKSKKEVKA; via the coding sequence ATGGCGAACAAAAATCTTGTCATCATCGGTGGAGGGCTTGCCGGGTTGATGGCTACGATAAAAGCAGCAGAACAAGGAGTACCAGTAAAGTTATTCTCACTCGTACCCGTTAAACGATCACACTCCGTTTGTGCCCAAGGCGGCATCAACGGTGCGGTCAATACAAAAGGGGAGGGTGACTCACCCTACCAACATTTAGATGATACGGTATATGGTGGCGACTTCCTCGCGAACCAACCGCCTGTTCAAAAAATGACAGAAGCGGCTCCGAAAATCATTCATATGTTCGACCGGATGGGCGTCATGTTTAACCGGACACCGGAAGGCTTACTCGACTTCCGACGTTTCGGAGGAACACTCCATCACCGGACGGCTTATGCGGGAGCAACGACAGGACAACAATTACTGTACGCACTTGATGAGCAAGTACGTAAGTTTGAAGCGCAAGGTTTGGTAGAAAAATATGAAGGATGGGAATTCCTTCGCGCAGTCATTGATGAAGAAGGGATTTGTCGTGGTGCGGTGTGTCAAAATCTACGTTCGATGGAAATCGAAGCATTCGCAGCGGATTCAGTCATCTTAGCGACGGGTGGACCCGGTGTCATCTTCGGTAAATCAACGAACTCGGTCATCAATACGGGACAAGCGGCAGCGGCTGTTTACCGGCAAGGTGCGATTTATGCGAACGGTGAGTTCATCCAGATTCATCCGACAGCGATTCCTGGTGACGATAAGCTCCGTCTGATGAGCGAATCGGCACGTGGTGAAGGCGGACGTGTCTGGACGTATAAAGACGGGAAACCGTGGTACTTCCTCGAAGAAAAATATCCGGCATACGGAAACCTCGTCCCGCGTGATATCGCGACACGTGAAATCTTTGATGTCTGTGTCAATCAAAAGCTTGGTGTCAACGGAGAGAACATGGTGTATCTCGATCTCTCACACAAAGACGCAAAAGAACTTGATGTCAAACTCGGCGGTATCTTAGAAATTTATGAGAAGTTCGTTGGTGACGATCCACGGAAAGTACCGATGAAAATCTTCCCGGCCGTCCATTACTCGATGGGTGGATTATGGGTCGATTACGATCAAATGACGAACATCCCAGGATTGTTCGCTTCTGGTGAGTGTGATTACTCGATGCACGGTGGAAACCGTCTCGGTGCGAACTCACTTCTCTCTGCCGTTTATGGCGGAATGGTTGCGGGTCCAGCAGCGATTGCCTATATGAACGAACTTGAAACGTCTGTCCATGATATGCCGGAAGAGGTCGTTGAAGCGCATAAAATCGCTGAAATCGATCGATTCAATGATATCTTGGCGATGGAAGGGACAGAAAATGCGTATCAAATCCACCGTGAGCTCGGTGAAGTCATGACGGATAACGTAACCGTTGTTCGTTATAACGATAAGCTCGAACAGACGTTGACGAAGATTAAAGAATTACGGGAGCTGTTCACGCGGATCTCGGCGACGGATACGGCACGCTGGAGTAACCAGGGCGCATCCTTCATCCGTCAGCTCGATCACATGCTTGATTTAGCGGAAGCAATCACACTCGGTGCCCTCCAACGTGACGAGAGTCGTGGTGCCCACTACAAGCCAGACTTCCCAGAGCGTGATGATGAGCGGTTCTTAAAAACGACGATGGCACGTTATACAAACGGTCATCCTGAAATCTATTACGAAGAAGTCGATACATCACTGATTCCACCACGCAAACGCGACTACAGCAAGAAGTCGAAGAAAGAGGTGAAAGCATAA
- a CDS encoding succinate dehydrogenase cytochrome b558 subunit has protein sequence MANHRDFVSRKIHSLLGVIPIGLFLLSHLTTNYFIVRGEEDFNKAAEFVGNVPYRLFLEVFVIFIPIILHGVYGVYIAFTGSANTGRYTYFRNWMYVLQRFTGVFLVVFITWHVWETRIAAAMGTEVNASMMQNIVDNGFMLTFYIVGILATTFHLANGLWTFCITWGITQSPASQRAMSYVAALVFIGLSFVGVRSILTFAGVL, from the coding sequence ATGGCGAATCATCGTGATTTCGTGAGTCGTAAAATACACTCACTGCTCGGCGTCATTCCAATCGGGTTATTTTTACTTTCTCATCTTACGACGAACTATTTCATCGTTCGAGGGGAGGAAGACTTCAATAAGGCTGCGGAATTCGTGGGGAACGTTCCGTATCGACTGTTTCTAGAAGTGTTTGTCATCTTCATACCCATCATTCTACATGGTGTCTACGGTGTTTACATCGCATTCACAGGTTCCGCGAACACAGGACGTTATACATACTTCCGGAACTGGATGTATGTCTTACAACGCTTCACAGGTGTCTTCCTCGTCGTGTTCATTACATGGCATGTCTGGGAAACGCGGATTGCGGCAGCAATGGGGACGGAAGTTAATGCAAGCATGATGCAAAACATCGTCGATAACGGATTCATGCTCACGTTTTATATCGTCGGGATTCTAGCGACGACATTCCACCTTGCGAACGGACTTTGGACGTTCTGCATCACATGGGGAATCACACAGTCACCAGCGTCTCAACGCGCGATGTCTTATGTGGCGGCCCTCGTATTCATCGGTTTATCGTTTGTAGGCGTACGCTCGATTTTAACGTTTGCAGGCGTGTTGTAA
- a CDS encoding YslB family protein yields MESTPNTASTFGIELIRDYVLSDLLGNDYRQVIYWAGKRLARQFPVLNEDELIPFFVEAGWGALSLTKKKGTTFSFELLPPESTKAERPTGYFQLEAGFLAEQVAKLNGFVAEGYAEMGKECVHITIQFDPKDPLDRSN; encoded by the coding sequence ATGGAATCAACACCAAACACCGCGTCAACATTCGGCATCGAACTGATTCGCGATTACGTGTTAAGCGATCTACTCGGTAACGATTATCGTCAAGTCATCTACTGGGCAGGCAAGCGACTTGCCCGTCAATTCCCCGTGTTGAACGAGGACGAATTAATTCCTTTTTTCGTAGAGGCCGGTTGGGGTGCCCTCTCCCTTACGAAAAAAAAAGGGACGACTTTTTCTTTTGAACTTTTACCACCGGAATCAACTAAAGCCGAGCGACCGACCGGCTATTTTCAACTTGAAGCAGGCTTTTTAGCCGAACAGGTTGCCAAGTTGAACGGATTTGTCGCTGAAGGATATGCTGAGATGGGGAAAGAGTGCGTACATATTACCATCCAATTCGATCCGAAAGATCCTCTTGATCGTTCGAACTGA
- a CDS encoding PH domain-containing protein — MFKKLAADLTGFSDIGQVIHPDDFDKAAADDYVLHEDGEKIYFLIKSKSDEYCFTNLALIHLDGESAVSSKRVLYRYPYAHYPIRHVMFETAGTVDLDVEIKFEIGGKHYSIDVDKKQLEHVKDLYKALLAIAEKQYEGQKMMEFANSSLNHSVTILGGIRQAEMDVPQAFKALSQESFDWLEGHYHRWNQKDFGAFYEKYINN, encoded by the coding sequence ATGTTCAAGAAATTAGCAGCAGACTTAACAGGATTCAGCGATATCGGTCAAGTCATTCACCCGGACGATTTTGATAAAGCCGCCGCCGACGATTACGTGCTCCATGAGGACGGCGAAAAAATTTATTTTTTAATCAAATCCAAAAGTGATGAGTACTGCTTTACGAATTTAGCATTGATTCACCTCGACGGAGAAAGCGCCGTCAGTTCAAAGCGTGTCCTCTATCGCTATCCGTACGCCCATTATCCGATTCGTCATGTCATGTTCGAAACAGCAGGAACGGTCGACTTGGATGTCGAGATTAAATTTGAAATCGGCGGCAAACACTACTCGATTGATGTCGATAAAAAGCAACTCGAACATGTCAAAGACCTTTATAAAGCACTTCTTGCAATCGCCGAAAAACAATACGAAGGTCAAAAGATGATGGAGTTCGCGAACAGTTCACTCAATCATTCCGTGACGATTCTCGGTGGCATCCGGCAAGCTGAAATGGATGTTCCACAAGCCTTTAAAGCATTATCACAAGAATCGTTTGATTGGTTAGAAGGACATTACCACCGTTGGAACCAAAAAGACTTCGGAGCGTTTTACGAAAAATATATCAACAATTAA